Sequence from the Candidatus Poribacteria bacterium genome:
CCGAATCGGTTTTCCATCTCGATCGCAGAAGATCTCCGCACAGAGCGGATGGAGCCCTCCTCGAGAGTATAGCTCAGATACCGTCTCCGCCATCTCGTAGGCCGGATTTAGCTGAAGCAGCGACTCCGGCCAGAGGGCGTTCCTACGGATAAGCTCATCCTCAACGAACTGACGCACCCGCTCATCGTTGATGGAGAGAAAGCTCTGCACATAACGGGCGTAGTCCCTGATGATCTGCCGGCTGAGATCGAATATGCTCATCTCGAATTAACCTTCCATTATCGGATTCGCCAATCACGCTCAAAAATATATCACAAATCACCGTGGATCTCAACAGGAGAATCTCGAACTGTGATGAGTTTGCTGATATAGGGTGCGACGACTGAGGAGCGGGCGTTATCCTCAGAGCAGATCCCGGTTAAGCTGACCGGCCAATGCCTTAAGCCTGAGTATCTCCCTTCTCTCGCTCTCGCCCATCAGGGGCATGATCGAGTTGTTATGTAACAGTGGATCCGCGTCAGGCGGAAAGTTGAACTCCTTGACCGCCCGACGCCACTCCCCTGTGCCCGGTATCGGCGAAAAAAGCGCTATCTTGACCTGCACGCCGCATCGATGGACGAAACGGACCGTCCTCTCGACCTCATGAACGCTTTGTCCGGGAAGGCCGGCCAACACATAGGCGCCGACCTCCTCAGCTGTGAAGCCCGCCCTCTTGAGCGATTCAACGGCCCTGACGAAATCGTCGAGCGACGTCTTGCCACCCGTCATCCGCAATCTCTCCTCATCCGCCGTCTCCAACCCCAATCTTATCGTCTTGAAGTTCGCCCTGAACATCAGCTCGGCTATCTCAGGGGTTATCAGGCTGGCATGTAGCCCGTTCGGCGTGTGGAATCTCACCTTCAATCTCCTGGATATAATCATCTCAAGGATCGGGATCATATGATCCTCAGCCCTCACGAGCAGGGCGTCATCGTAGAAGGCGACATCCTCAACGCCGAACTGTATATGGTATCGTTCGATCTCGTCGACGACCGATTCGGGCGATCTGGATCTGAAGAGGGGATGAAGGAGCCTCGAGGCGCAGTACGTGCATCTCATCGGACATCCACGTGACGTGAGGACGGCGATATACGGGAGCAATCCATCCCGGCGCGGCATCAGATCATGGGCCGGCTCGGGGAGCGTATCCAGATCTGAGAGGCTATATCTTTCGATCCCCGAGGAGCTCCCGGTTATCTCATCGGCGAGTTTAAGCGCCTCTATCTCGCCCTCGCCCCTGATGACGAAATCCGCCCCCGAAAGCCTGATCGCGTGATCGTAACAGAGGGTGGCATATGTCCCGCCCAAGGCTATCGGGATATCCCCCCAGAGGGATCTGATCGCTTTGATCGCCTCAAAGACGCCCGGATACCAGTAGGTCATCTTGGAGGTGATCATGACCAGATCCGGCCTGGGCGTTCGTCTCAGCAAGCTCAGAAACTCCTCAGGCGATATACCGTATCTGCCATATCTGCGCGGCACGTCCCTCAACAGGGAAGGTTTGGGTATGATCTGCTTGGGTATTTTCCAGGTGTTATATCTTCTGAGCTTCGCCGGAGGTGGCGAGACGACGCAGTCGATCAACCTCACCCGATAGCCGTTCTCTCTGAGCACCCTTCCGATCGAAAGCAGCCCTATCGGCTCCATCCAGAAGTTGTACGCCGCGAAATCATATATCCAGGGGTTGATCAGCAACACGTTTCCCTTCACGGCGATATCAGCTCGAAATCCCCTTCATTTTCCAGGGCTAGTCTCCTGAGCATATATGCGCCGGGGCTCTTCTCGTTCAGCCCCATGCCGA
This genomic interval carries:
- a CDS encoding B12-binding domain-containing radical SAM protein, translated to MLLINPWIYDFAAYNFWMEPIGLLSIGRVLRENGYRVRLIDCVVSPPPAKLRRYNTWKIPKQIIPKPSLLRDVPRRYGRYGISPEEFLSLLRRTPRPDLVMITSKMTYWYPGVFEAIKAIRSLWGDIPIALGGTYATLCYDHAIRLSGADFVIRGEGEIEALKLADEITGSSSGIERYSLSDLDTLPEPAHDLMPRRDGLLPYIAVLTSRGCPMRCTYCASRLLHPLFRSRSPESVVDEIERYHIQFGVEDVAFYDDALLVRAEDHMIPILEMIISRRLKVRFHTPNGLHASLITPEIAELMFRANFKTIRLGLETADEERLRMTGGKTSLDDFVRAVESLKRAGFTAEEVGAYVLAGLPGQSVHEVERTVRFVHRCGVQVKIALFSPIPGTGEWRRAVKEFNFPPDADPLLHNNSIMPLMGESERREILRLKALAGQLNRDLL